Genomic segment of Falco peregrinus isolate bFalPer1 chromosome 5, bFalPer1.pri, whole genome shotgun sequence:
CCTCACCCCTGTCTTCCACCAGGAGATGGTCAACTACCAGCTCTGCCCCACCTTCCGCTACCAGGTGGGCCCAGCCCCtggcccccccaccccccccttccccagccccccagctgaTCCCTCCCGCTTGCCCCACAGCCCGATGCCTGGAAGGTCTACGTCTCTAAGGGCACCACTGTCACCAGGAGAAAGACCTTCAAGGAGGTGGCCAAGTAGGTGCCCACCCTTTGGGGGCTGTCTTTGTAGGGGGGGGATTCTTGCCCATGGGTCCCCAAGCCCAAGCTGCTGACCCGGCGATCCCCCCATCCCCAGTGCAGTGAAGATTTCAGCCAAGCTGATGGGACACATGATGGCACGCCGCGTCAAAGCCACCATTCTCTATGCCACCGAGACTGGCAAATCCCGGACCTATGCCTGGAACCTCTGCCAGCTTTTCCGACGTGCCTTCGACCCCaaggtgggcagggggagatggggtggggagcagcagtCTGGGCTGCAACGGGTGCCTTCATGTGGGGGGTGGTTTGGGTGGTGGGGAAGGCATCTGTTGCAGCCCCCTGTCCATGTCCCAGTCCCATGTCCCCCCCTCCAGGTGCTGTGCATGGATGAGTATGATGTGGTGTCCCTGGAACATGAGACCCTGGTTCTGGTGGTGACCAGCACCTTTGGCAATGGGGATCCCCCTGAGTGCGCGGAGGTAaagggctgcaaggaggcagagaggatgggatgggatggagatgggatgggatggtgATAGTGACATGCTATCCCCGACAGAGCTTCTCCAAGGCACTGATGGAGATGACCTCACCCTACACCAGCACCtcccaggctgagccacccaTGTGAGCACACGAGGGAGGCCAGGGgtgcctgcctggggctggggaagggtccaCCCAGGCAGGGCCcaccctgccctcaccctcctGTCCCGAACAGGAGCTACAAGCTGCGGTTCAACAGCGTCTCACAGTCTGACCAGCTCGTCACCTCCTGGAAGAAGAAGCGGCGGCAGCTGAGCAACACTGACAGTGCTGGCACGCTGGGCGCCCTGCGGTACCGCCAGCATGGCCATGGCCACAGGGATGGGGTCCTCTGCCTGAGCACAGTGTCTGGCTGGGGGCTCAGGGTGCCCTGTCTGGGAGGACGGGGGGGCTTCATGGTGCTGGGCCAGGGAAAGGTCAGAGTCTGTGGTGGGGACTGgccctggcaccagcagctTCAGCCACGTCTGTTCCATGGCTGTGGCAGAAGCTGTCCCTAGGGGTCCTCAACCCTGAGCCCTGCTTGTGACAGCCCTGACCCACCAGGCTAGGTGCCCCCACCAACATCGCTCCCCTTCACAGCCCTAGGTAGCCCCACCCCTGggtgcccccaccccagccctgagcaccccagcccacccctgAGCATCCACGCCCCATCcctgggtgcccccagcccatcccTGAGCATATACCCCACCCATCCCTGAGCATGGCCCCTCCTGCGCCACCCCATCTGTGAGTGCTCCCCCTCCCAGTGCAGGCTCCAACCCTCCATCAGAGGGTCTGGGTCTTGGGTCACTGTGCTCAGCCCTCCCCCGCGGTGGTGGCAGGTTCTCGGTGTTCGGGCTGGGGTCCCGGGCATACCCCCACTTCTGTGCCTTCGCCCGGGCGGTGGACACAcggctggaggagctggggggggagcGGGTGCTGCCCATGGGTGAGGGCGACGAGCTCTGTGCCCAGGAGGAGTCCTTCCGCACGTGGGCCCGCCTCGTCTTCCAGGTCAGTGGGGGCAccgggggggtgggaggggggcacccaccacctgcagcacccacTGGCCCTTTCCTGTGTCCTCAGGCTGCCTGTGAGACCTTCTGCGTGGGGGACGTGGCAGGGGGGGCCGAGGAGCTCTTTGCCCCCCCCCAAAGCTGGAAGCGCCAGAGGCACCGGCTGGTTGGGCAGCCCCAGGCCACGGAGACCCTGGCTggtaccaccaccaccctgccccccccagcacccctaGGGAGCCCCCAACCCCCCCTTAGCATCACCCTCCACCTGTCGCCAGCATCTGTCCCatggccccccgcccccctggTCATCCCCACCCAGCTCTGGGAAGAACACCCCACGACCCCCCCGCAGGACACCTACAGCCAGCACAAACATGGGATCTCGGCAGTGCCCTGCCAAGAGTCTCTCCAGCCCCCCCATGACCCCCCCAGCTTCCTCGACCTCGCCAGCCCCTACTGTGCCCCCCTGTGAGTGCTAGCCCCTCGTGCCCCCCCAGGGCTGTCCCACCTGCACAAGCGCCGGGTGTTGCCCTGCACGGTGCTTTCCGTGGAGAACCTGCAGAGTGAGGAGTCCAGGTGAGCCCCTCCCCGGGACTCCCCACCCCCATGACCCCCCAGCACACCTGGAACCTCCCATCCCGGAATCCCCCACTGCCGGGACCCCCGCGCCCCTCCCCGCGTCCCTGTGACCCCCCACTCCTGGGCTGCCCCCACCCCTAcacccccagaccccccccaACTCCGGGACCCCTCACCCCTGGATCCTCCCTCACCCCCAGGACCCTTCCAACTTTTGGCACCCCCCACCTCCGGGACCCTCATCCCTGGATCCCCCCTCACCCCCGGGACCCTTCCAACTTTTGGCACCCCCCACCTCCGGGACCCTCATCCCTGGATCCCCCCTCACCCCCGGGACCCCCACCCCCGGGGCCCTAAGCCCCTGAGATGCCCCCCCCCAACACCGGAACCTCTCACCCCTGGATCCCCCCTCACCCCGGGACCCCCCATACACCTCTGGGACCCCCCACCTCCGGGACCCTCACCCCTGCATCCCCCCTcaccccgggaccccccccccaaatctgGAACCCCCCACGGGCCCCcagaccccccagcccccaccccaggacCACCCCTTGCGCCCCGCTGACCCACCCGCGCAGCCGGGCTACCCTGCTGGTGCGGCTGGACTCGGCGGGGCAGGCGGAGCTGCGGTACCAGCCCGGGGACCACCTCGGCGTCTTCCCCGCCAACCGCGCCGAGCTGGTGCGGGGGGTCCTGGGCCGCGTGCGCGACCCGCCGCCCCCCGAGCAGCCTGTCGTGGTGGAGAGTCTGGAGGGGGATCCCGGCGGTAGGACCCGCggccgcggggagcgggggccgggaaggggctggagagggagcagagaaaggggctggggcagggagcaggaaaggcagaggccggggcaggagaaggagcaggggaaggggccggggcagcggctggagcaggggaaagggcaggcaaaggggctggggcaggggcggaaggggctggggcaggagaaggggctggggcaggggcagaggctTAGCATGCCTACCATATCACGCCCCCACCCTCCTCCCGCAGATGggcccgtgcccccccagcccggggtgCCACAGAGCCGCCTGCCCCCCTGCACCCTGGCCCAGGCACTCACCTTCTTCCTGGATGTGGcggcccccccgagcccccagTTTCTGCAGCTTCTGGCTACACTGGCACAGGAGCCAGCCGACCGGCAGCGCCTGCAGCAGCTCGGCCAGGTGGGAGCGGGGGCTGGGGCTTGTTCGCTGCTGATTGGGGTGCTGGGCCCCTCCctggctgggatgctgggatACTGGCCCCCTTCATAGCTGGAATACTGGGATGCTGTCCCCCTTCATCTCTGGGATGCTGGCCCCTCCCTGGCTGGGAGGCTGGGGTACTGGGAGGCTGGCTCCCTTCCTGCTGAGATACTGGGATGCTGGTGTGCTGGCCCCTCCctggctgggatgctggggtgctGGTTCCCTtcctgctgggatgctgggtccctgctgggcaggggtgctgggcacaGTGGCCATGGGCCAGCTGGGTGCCTTGCAGGACGCCCGGCTGTATGAGGACTGGAAGTGGTTCCGGTGCCCCACgctgctggaggtgctggaggagtTCCCCTCGGTGGGGCTGCCggcctccctgctgctcaccCAGCTGCCACTGCTCCAGCCGCGCTACTACTCCATCAGCTCCGCAcctggccccagccctggggagatCCACCTCACAGTGGCCGTAGTCACCTACCACAGTGAGagtgagtggggctgggggctggtgggggccCCGGGTGGGGGGCTGCTACCTTCTGCCCTGCCACACACACAGCAACGCCTGTCACGGCACCCCTGTGTTGCATGGCCCCAGAGACACCTCCAGGGTCCCCCCTAGAGGCACCTCCAGGTTTCCCCAGGGGCATCTCCAGGGTCCCCCTCCAGAGGTACCTCCAGGACCCCCGAGGGGTGTCTCCAGGTCTCCCAGGGCCCCTTGAGGGTCCCGCCCAGCCCTATCACACAGTGCCTGGGAGATGCTGTTGGACGTggtcccctgtccccatgcaTTGTCCCAGGCTCCTAGGGCCCCCCACGGCCCCCGTGCAGGGATGGTGGGGGGgctgcctgccacagcccatgcagcacctcccccccccccgtgtccccGCAGATGGGCAGGGCCCCCTGCACTACGGCGTCTGCTCCACCTGGCTGGCACGGCTGCAGCCGGGGGACACCGTGCCCGCCTTCATCCGGGGGTAAGGGACaggcccccccgcccctgcctgCATGCGCCCCTCGGCCCCGGACTACATTTCCCAGCGTGTCCTGCGCACACCACCGGCACGCCCCGCTACATTTCCCAGCATGCCCTGCGCGTTCCCCACCACTCTGACTACGTTTCCCAGCATGCCCTGCGCGCACCCTCTGCACCCCGGACTCCGTTCCCCGGCACCCCCCGCGCGGGCGCTGCCGGTGACCCGGTGACCCGCCGTCCGCAGCGCCCCGTCGTTCCGGCTGCCGGCCGCCGCGGAGGCGCCCTGCATCCTGGTGGGGCCCGGCACCGGCGTCGCGCCCTTCCGCAGCTTCTGGCAGCACCGGCTGCACCACCTGCGGGCCGGAggtgggggcggcggggggctgggtGGGGTCGGGGTCACGGGGCTGGGGCCAAGGGTGGGTGTTGGGGATGCGGTGGCACCGGGATGCAGGACACGGGGGACAGAGGGATGCGGCGACCTGGGGACAGAAGGTCGGGGGCTGGTGGCACCGGGATGCAGGGTAAGGTGACAAGGGGATGTGGGGACACGAGGAAGGAGGTGGAGGGTGGGGGCATGGGGACACAAGAGCAGGGTGacgcgggggtggggggaacatGGGTGTGTGTGGCATGGAGACATGGGGAtggagggacatggggacagggcagcGTGGGGATGTGTCAGGGCTACAGGACACGGGCAAGCGGGGATGTGgagcatggggacagggggacatggggcacagggtgcagggatggagggacaTGGCCACCTGGGGACAGAAGGTTGGGGGCCAGGGGCACAGTGGCACAGGGCATGGTGGCGCGGAGATGTGGGCCACGGGGCTGGGGACGCAGGGACACAAGGGGATGGGGGCATGTGGGGACAGGGCGGTgtgaggggctgcaggagatggGAGAGCAGGGACGCAGGGTGAGGGAAAATGGGGACATAGGGCACAGGGACAGGTCccggctgctgcctccccacagGCGGCCCCCTGGGCAGCATGGTGCTGGTTTTCGGCTGCCGCTCCTCAGCGCTGGACCACATCTACCGGCAGGAGATGCAGgaggcacaggagcaggggGCCCTCAGCCAGGTCCTCACTGCCTTCTCCCGTGAGCTGGGGACCCCCAAGGTGGGACTGGAGTGGGGAccaggtggggctgggggcagcatgGGGCTGCGGCCATGTGCCGggtgtcagcagcagccctgcgCGGTGTCCCCAGACCTACGTGCAGGATGTGCTGCGgatgcagctggcagcagaggtgCACCGGGTGCTGTGCCAGAGCGCTGGGCACATGTATGTCTGCGGGGATGTGACGATGGCCACCGAGGTGCTGCAGACGGTGCAGCACATCCTGGTGCAGCAAGCCGGCATGACGCTGGGGCAGGCCGGGGACTTCATCAGTGAGCTGCGGGTAAGGGCTGGGGGTGTGCAGCACGCTGGCACCATGCCCGGCATGCTGCCATGCTGCCATGCTACCTTTTCCCCCAGGACAAGAACCGCTACCACGAGGACATCTTCGGCCTCACCTTCCGCACGCAGGAGGTGGCCTTTCGCATCCGCAGCCAGTCCTTCTCCATGCAGGAGCGCCAGcagccgggcccggcccccTGAGTGTGCTAGGGCAGGAGGCACCACCGCTGCTGCTCGCCCCACCCCGCTGCAGGCAGCGCCGCCTTCCCAGTAAAGGTTTAGTTTTGATAACCCTGGCCTGGCGCTTTGCCTCCCCCAGCATGGCACCGTGCGTGACTGGGAACCGTgggtgggcagggctgggctggggtctgcGGTGGGGTCTCCCGGCCCTGCTTTGGCCACGAGTGGGGCAGATGTGGGATGGGGGGACACAGCTGTGGTCCTGCTGCTCCAACCTGTGTGGCTGCGGGCGAGTGGCACCACCCTGGCATCACTGccccaaaccaccacagctCTGTCCACAGCATCACCCCCGCCCCCATGATAtccccctgcacagccccacagcatagcccccccccagccctccgcCGGCTCCGGGCACAGTCACCACTGGGCACAGCCCCTCTATAAACCTTTATTTCCCATGGTGGCTCGGTGCAGCCggtgccctgggcagggcacTGCGGGGGGCAGTGGCCCCGGCAGGCAGCGCAAGCAGGGATGGCACCAGCTCCAGGAAGGGGCAGCCTGGGCGCACCGTGCCCCCCCCTAAATATAGCACCTCGCAGGGCTGGCTGCCTCTGGCAGCACCCCTGGCCCCACACCGCAGCAGGGCCACCCGCAAAGCCCCGCGCCTGAGCTGGGGGCCCATGCGGGCAGGGTCGGCCGGACCACCCCGTGCCCCGGCCCCAGGCAGCACGGTGGGCAGCAGCAAGCATCCCCGCTGTACCCGGTCCCAGCCAGCGCCTCCTGGCAGCTCTCCTGGCACCGGGAGCTCTCAGCATGCCCAGGACCCTGCAGAGGAAAGAGGTCTGTCAGCGGGGACCCCAGCAGTGGCGACCCCAGCAGTGGGGACCTCAGCAGACATACTGCCTGAACGCCACCgggccccagccccagtggTCACTGACCTTCCCcaggccagggctgccaggctgggccATGCCCTTACCCACTGAGGCCAGCTAGCCGGTCGTCtgcacttcctcctcctccttctcttcctcctcttcctcggCCCAGCCACCCAGCGGCATCTCCCGGTGCTGAGCCTGTGAGGCCCTGGCAGCTGAGCCTGGGGCACAGGGTGGGTAAGAACcagtcctgcagctcctgcctacGGTTCAGGCCCTCAGgaccccccagctgccccacctccaggctcagccctgtgggggctgggggcagcatgCGTCCCCCGCTCCCCCAGGAGCCCCAGCGTGGTGCTCACCTGTGGTCATGGGGGGAGGCTTGGGTGCTCCTGTggccccccacacccccacggCCTGGGGTCCAgggccttgctgctgctgctggtggagctggaAGAGTGGAAGAGGCAGTCAGAGCCCCCCGCCATGGCAAGCCGCCTCCCCACAGTGTCCCCTGGGGACACCGCCCCATCCCCAATGGGGTGGCAGAAGGGAGGACATGGCTGCAGTGATGCCAGCCATGGCAGTTCACCCCCAACACTGTCTGGCAGCACCCATGGGGtccccagccaaacccagggTGACGGGGGGTGACAGAGCAGAGGACTAGGGACAAGGACCTGGGGGCCAGGGCCAGGCAAGACCCATGggggtggcaggcaggaggcaagGACAGAGCACCCGGCTGGGTACAGCCCCCCCCAGCAAtgctcctgcaggcagggatATGGGTAGGGCCATGGTGGGGGACCCACACCCCGGGGctgccacgggcaggggagcCAGGGGACGTACCTCGTGCAGGTAGATGGCATGGAGGCTCATCTCGGCCGAGGCCACCTCGGAGAGCAGTGCCGAGTGGCTCAGGCTGTGCAGCCGTGACTTgctcaggagcaggctgtgggcagagccAGTGAGAACCGCGCCGGCACTTGGGGCCCCGCCACGACACCCCTTCCCCatgccccctcccccagcccgcTCCGCACGCAGaccccgccccccctcccccccccccccctccctcccccccccccccccccccatcggCAGGACCTCTCCTCCGGGAGCAGGCGGTCGCTGTGGCAGCCGGGGCTGTCGGCGGGGGGACCCCGTGCCCGCCCAGGCAGGGGCGATGCCAGGGAGGCCAGGACgctggcggcggcgctggccgtgctgcagggctgggcaaaGTGCCGGTCCCGGGCCAGCCCGCTGGCCGAGAGGATGGGCCGGGCCAGGACGCTGGCTAGCAGGCCCTCTGGCTGCGGAGACATGCGTCAGGGCGACCCCGGCTGGAAACCTCcggacccccccagcccccccgtgCCCGCCCCACTCACCGCAGCTGCCGAGTCGTCGGAGAGGAGGGATGCTCCCAACGGCCCCTCGGCCAGGATGCACTGGGCAGGCGGCGCAGTGGCCGCGTCCTGCtgcaccttctccttcagctggCTGAGGAAGAGCTCGCTCTGTGGCGGTGGCTGCCAGCGCGGGTTGGTGATAGCGAAGTGCATCAGCGACAGCTCCGTCTTCCCATTCTCTGCTTGCTGGTACACGGAGGCCTCCGTCTGCCCGGCTGACAGCCACTGTGGGGCAGgggtgagcagagctgctgcacctgGGACCCCCTCACCCCGGGACTCCCCcaccctgggacccccccccgaCCTGGGGATTGCCGTGGTTGCGGACATCAAGCTGGGCAAAGGAGCAGATGTCGCCCACTCCCACCACCTCCACCGTGAAGTTGCGGAAGAAGTCGACGATGTCGAGGGCACGAGTGGGCAGGGCAAAGATGAGGATGAGGGGGGTGAGGATGGGgctcagcagctcctccaggatGAAAACCTGCAGGTGACAGGGGCATCAGGGGGtgtctgggggaggggggggggggttggtcCCACCACCTACCCCTGCCCATGCTCACCGCCTTGTACTGGAAGAGCTGTGCCATCTCGCTACGTGTCTCCGACCGGCTGGCATTGCCCTGCCAGTGGTCAGGCATGTAGTGGACGTGGGCCAGGACACGCTGCAGCAGTTGCTCTGGGCACCAGACCATGTGCTCATCGGGGATGAAGGACCTGCAGGTGGGGGGCAGGCATCCCACCTCCCACTCAGCCACCGCACTGCCCACTGTGCCCGCCAGCGGCCCGGCACCGCACAGCCCGGCACCGCACAGCCTGGTGCACCTACCTGGCCAGAGTgaccaccagccccagcagcgtGATGGCGGTGAGGATGTGCTGCACCGTCAGCACATCTTCATCATAGACGGTCAGGACAATGAGCACGGCCAGGATGGAGCCAGCGAAGAAGCCGATGTTCTTGGCCAGCACAGTGAGCAGCGGGCTGGTGAAGGAGTTCATGTACTTGGTGGCCGGCTTGTAGCCGCGGCTCAGCCGTGCCTGCAGCTCGTGGTTGAGCTCATTGAAGTGGCGCAGGTAGTGGCGGCCATAGAGGGACCAGCGGCGGGCACCCAGGCTGCCCGGCTCCCGCTTGATCACCTCGGCGTAGCTGAAGAAGGCGTAGAGAAGCTGCCAGACCAGCACgcaggggcagagcagcaggttggccagccccagcagcaccatggCACGTGCCAAGCGCCGGGCCAGCTCCCGCCGGGCGCCTGCCCGCTTGCACTGCGGCCGCAGGCTCCACTTGTTCTGGAAGAGCGAGCCGGGGCCCCAGAAAAGGAGCAGCTCCAGGTTGTACTTGAGGCCCTGGGTGAGGAAGACGACGGAGCCCAGCAGCGGCAGGCGGAAGTGGACGGGCAGAAGCGACTTGTTGATCATGGCCACCGTGTAGTTCTTGAAGCGCAGGATGCGGTGGTAGATGTCCAGCTCCGTCAGCTCCTTCTTGTGCACGCACatctgctgctgccgctgcagCAAGATCAGCCGTTCCTGCACCTCCTGCCAGCTGTAGTTGCACAGCCCCTCCTGCGCCAAACAACACACCCATTGGCTCTGGGTGGGCACAGCTGGCCCTGCAAACCCCCTCCCCATGGCCCCATGAGcccgctccctgcagccccactcACCGAGGGGATGTTGAGGGCTTTGATATAGAAGGTTCGGATCTCCCAGTAgctcagcaggctgcagagcaccTTCACCAGCCGGTACAGCCAGAAGACAGCTGCCATCACCAGCAGGAAGATGATCCAGCCACTGGCCTGGATCCTGGCAGGGGACGTGTGTCAGGCACGGCCACGGCGGTGCTGGGACCCTTGCACGGCCATGgcggcagctcccagccctgctcctcaccTCTGGGCACACTGCGGGGCTGGCAGGACAGCATCGGGCAGTGTCACCTTGCTGCGGTCAGGGGCCACCCCCCCGGCGTGGCTGTGGTTGAGTGGCCGGTTGGCAAAGAGGACGTCATAATCCACGCAACACAGCAGGAAGGTGGTGAAGGTGACAACGAACAGGAACTGCCTGGGGGTGGCAGAGGCTCAGTGCAGCCCCTTGCCCCATGGCCGCACAGCATGGCATCgcatggcacggcacggcatggcacgCAGGGGCGGGTGTCCCGCAGGCACTTACACCAGCTCAAAGATGTCCGAAAGCATCATGCAGGTGAAGCCATTCTTCTGGTGGAAGTGGTAGATGTTGGGGCCACGTTAAGGAGTGTGTGCCTGCAGTgccagacccccctgcccccccctcgGCACCAGgtctccccgcccccccgccaCAGTGCCGGCcacgggcagggctgggcagcagccaggcaggggccCTGCAAGGATATCTTGGTGAAGAAATTATCCAGGTTCTTGATGTGGTGCCAAGAGTctggcagaggagagaaaaacagcagcaactaAGCCAGGgccacagcacagcccaccCTGGCCCGccacaccccccaccctcaGCACATCCCAGCCTGGCACCCACAGTCCCCCCACCTGTGACCAGCTGGAGGGCTGTGGGGTAGCagtgcccccaccccccatgcaGCAGGGATGGGCCTGTGCCCTCTTCCGGCAGGCTGCCCTCCAGTCAagccccccagcccagagccacGACCCCtaggctgctgctg
This window contains:
- the NOS3 gene encoding nitric oxide synthase, endothelial isoform X2, which produces MGNLPAVLPGAARSCGLGLCSRQLSTTPEETAGTERGSLVPTRPAEPPRFARLKNWETGSIGYDTLCAQALQELPCSGQRCLGSLVLPRPLPAPAPDGPRPIEELLGLARDFITQYYLSLRRENSPAHAQRLREVEAAIMATGTYQLLEPELVFGAKQAWRNAARCVGRIQWNKLQVFDARDCASVGEMFSFLCTHIQYATNRGNIRSAITIFPQRMPGRGDFRIWNTQLIRYAGYRQPDGSVQGDPANVDITEGPDEPPELFPLPPELVLEVPLQHPTLEWFGELGLRWYALPAVSNMLLEVGGLEFPAAPFNGWYMSSEIGTRNLCDSQRYNLLPEVALRMGLDTRTTSSLWKDKAAVEVNIAVLHSYQVAKVTIVDHHAATESFVKHMENELRTRGGCPADWVWIVPPISGSLTPVFHQEMVNYQLCPTFRYQPDAWKVYVSKGTTVTRRKTFKEVANAVKISAKLMGHMMARRVKATILYATETGKSRTYAWNLCQLFRRAFDPKVLCMDEYDVVSLEHETLVLVVTSTFGNGDPPECAESFSKALMEMTSPYTSTSQAEPPMSYKLRFNSVSQSDQLVTSWKKKRRQLSNTDSAGTLGALRFSVFGLGSRAYPHFCAFARAVDTRLEELGGERVLPMGEGDELCAQEESFRTWARLVFQAACETFCVGDVAGGAEELFAPPQSWKRQRHRLVGQPQATETLAGLSHLHKRRVLPCTVLSVENLQSEESSRATLLVRLDSAGQAELRYQPGDHLGVFPANRAELVRGVLGRVRDPPPPEQPVVVESLEGDPGDGPVPPQPGVPQSRLPPCTLAQALTFFLDVAAPPSPQFLQLLATLAQEPADRQRLQQLGQDARLYEDWKWFRCPTLLEVLEEFPSVGLPASLLLTQLPLLQPRYYSISSAPGPSPGEIHLTVAVVTYHSENGQGPLHYGVCSTWLARLQPGDTVPAFIRGAPSFRLPAAAEAPCILVGPGTGVAPFRSFWQHRLHHLRAGGGPLGSMVLVFGCRSSALDHIYRQEMQEAQEQGALSQVLTAFSRELGTPKTYVQDVLRMQLAAEVHRVLCQSAGHMYVCGDVTMATEVLQTVQHILVQQAGMTLGQAGDFISELRDKNRYHEDIFGLTFRTQEVAFRIRSQSFSMQERQQPGPAP